One window of Colius striatus isolate bColStr4 chromosome 16, bColStr4.1.hap1, whole genome shotgun sequence genomic DNA carries:
- the LOC133626974 gene encoding LOW QUALITY PROTEIN: fas-binding factor 1 homolog (The sequence of the model RefSeq protein was modified relative to this genomic sequence to represent the inferred CDS: inserted 1 base in 1 codon), with product MFSTNSYSYITHTPQQAAALQDTASADSSGQPVPWLSTTKGASTQASEAEKEDPSGDTSALASTALLPGEQEVQGPVPLAQVPTPRTRLQAAPQLQTESSGLGLLHERRPGHGTAQLCEDASDCRAALVSAQARVAELESQVQMLEVERTQQRLLLESLQQQHQKNLDLLESPYRRQMKVLEESHGQQEERLRQELEQLRAQLLSQSQDAEQAQAELRAQHQQQLTALEQQHTLEVKRLQELQRTSIQELRQDYDEQLRRLQRLKDQEVDAVTSATSHTRSLNGVIERMEKFSSDLHELWHKVEAKHHSTSQELATWAQQLRVLQDRMLQQQKDMEEEQRRHQDVIAKVEARLSEQSQQLEQERCRALTEQCQVGSLQRSLEERQQVLSQQLSKERAELERAKSTFLAEQQLVVQKCSEEYQKLATEWAELRAQQQQSRVRMELDTXHMGSQGEGTVSSLAKELAELKAKEEQLEKARELQDKAWQKLRLEKERVKVAAQHVRQQEKVQSRAKLSSQKDKRGQRVLQKACRGECEHPRRLQAMQQRLKQLRQQEQHLQEEWLSTALKRRQLEERCEELPNNSMILLTADQDLGAPVDGLSSTLFPLTTAAPQSWGLVAEPPAPVRVLPQHSPGAGRDTLATASGTELIDTTLLLLKFRAQQTITELLGWVGFQKRT from the exons CCTCTACAGCCTTATtgccaggagagcaggaggtgcAGGGCCCTGTCCCACTTGCTCAG gttCCCACGCCCAGGACACGTCTCcaggctgccccacagctgcag ACAGAGTCCTCAGGCCTGGGCTTGCTGCATGAGAGGAGGCCGGGGCATGGCACTGCCCAGCTCTGTGAGGATGCATCAGACTGCCGGGCAGCTCTGGTCAGCGCCCAGGCCCgtgtggcagagctggagagccAG GTCCAGATGCTGGAGGTGGAGCGGACGCAGCAGAGGCTGTTGCTGGAgagtctccagcagcagcaccagaagAACCTGGATCTTCTCGAGAGCCCCTACAG GCGGCAAATGAAGGTGTTGGAGGAGAGCCAcgggcagcaggaggagaggctgcggcaggagctggagcagctgagggctcaGCTGCTGTCGCAGAGCCAGGATGCAGAGCAGGCGCAGGCAGAGCTGcgggcacagcaccagcagcagctgacagcactggagcagcagcacacgctggagGTGAAGCGGCTGCAAGAGCTGCAGAG GACGTCCATCCAGGAGCTGCGCCAGGACTACGACGAGCAGCTGCGGCGGCTGCAGCGGCTGAAGGATCAGGAGGTGGATGCGGTGACCAGCGCCACGTCACACACCAG GTCTCTGAACGGCGTCATCGAGCGGATGGAGAAGTTCTCCAGTGATCTGCACGAGCTCTGGCACAAGGTGGAGGCCAAGCACCACAGCACCTCCCAGGAGCTGGCCACGtgggcacagcagctcaggg TGCTCCAAGACAGGatgttgcagcagcagaaggacatggaggaggAACAGAGACGACACCAGGACGTGATTGCTAAAGTGGAGGCCAGGCTGAGCGAGCAGtctcagcagctggagcag GAGCGCTGCAGGGCGCTGACGGAGCAGTGCCAAGTGGGATCTCTGCAGCGCTCGCTGGAGGAGCGGCAGCAAGtcctgagccagcagctctccaaggagcgagcagagctggagagggcCAAG AGCACTTTTCTGGCGGAGCAGCAGTTGGTGGTGCAGAAGTGCTCAGAGGAGTACCAGAAGCTGGCGACTGAGTGGGCTGAACTtcgtgcccagcagcagcagagcagggtgaggATGGAACTGGACA GGCACATGGGCTCCCAGGGAGAGGGCACCGTCAGCAGCCTGGCCAAA gagctggcagagctgaaagccaaggaggagcagctggagaaggccagagagctgcaggatAAGGCCTGGCagaagctgaggctggagaaggagagggtgaaggTGGCTGCGCAGCACGTCCGGCAGCAGGAGAAGGTGCAGAGCAGGGCCAAG CTCTCATCCCAGAAGGACAAGAGGGGGCAGCGAGTGCTGCAGAAGGCTTGCAGGGGGGAGTGTGAGCACCCAAGGAGGCTGCAGGCCATGCAGCAGCGCttgaagcagctgaggcagcaggaaCAGCACCTGCAGGAG gagtgGCTGAGCACGGCTCTGAAGAGGAGACAGCTAGAAGAgcgatgtgaggagctgcccaaCAACTCCATGATACTGCTGACTGCAGACCAGGACCTTGGTGCCCCTGTGGACGGCCTCTCCAGCACACTGT tTCCCCTGACGACAGCGGCACCACAGAGCTGGGGTCTTGTTGCAGAGCCTCCAGCTCCTGTCAGGGtgctccctcagcacagccctggggctggcagggacacCCTGGCCACAGCCAGTGGCACCGAGCTCATTGACaccacgctgctgctgctgaagttcagGGCCCAGCAG ACCATTACTGAGCTGTTGGGCTGGGTGGGCTTCCAGAAGAGGACCTAG